One Halomonas sp. M4R1S46 genomic window carries:
- the proB gene encoding glutamate 5-kinase — protein MVSNEQVPGREALKAMRRVVVKIGSALLTNDGRGLDEAAIGGWVDQIAALHRRGVEVVLVSSGAVAAGMVRLGWQVRPSAVHALQAAAAVGQNGLTECYEGHFARHGLITAQVLLTHDDLSNRKRYLNARSALRTLVDMRVVPVVNENDTVVTDEIRFGDNDTLGALVANLLEADALVILTDQEGLFDADPRHDPHARLIAEGRADDARLAAVAGGGGALGRGGMATKVRAARLAARSGAVTVIASGRQSAVLQRLADGERLGTLLTPERAPMAARKRWLAGQLQVRGSLTLDAGAVKVLRGSGSSLLPVGVKALSGDFVRGDMVLCVDEQGQRVAKGLVNYGADEAQRLLGQPSHRIEAILGYMEAPELIHRDNLVVL, from the coding sequence ATGGTGAGCAACGAGCAGGTGCCCGGCCGCGAGGCCCTCAAGGCCATGCGGCGGGTCGTGGTGAAGATCGGCAGTGCCCTGCTGACCAACGATGGCCGTGGCCTCGACGAGGCCGCCATCGGCGGCTGGGTCGACCAGATCGCCGCGCTGCACCGGCGCGGCGTGGAGGTGGTGCTGGTATCGTCCGGCGCCGTGGCCGCGGGCATGGTACGGCTGGGCTGGCAGGTGCGTCCCTCGGCGGTGCACGCCCTGCAGGCCGCCGCCGCGGTGGGCCAGAACGGCCTCACCGAGTGCTATGAGGGCCACTTCGCCCGCCACGGCCTGATCACCGCCCAGGTCCTGCTGACCCATGACGACCTCTCGAACCGCAAGCGCTATCTCAATGCCCGCTCGGCGCTGCGCACCCTGGTGGACATGCGGGTGGTGCCGGTGGTCAACGAGAACGACACCGTGGTCACCGACGAGATCCGCTTCGGCGACAACGACACCCTCGGCGCCCTGGTGGCCAACCTGCTGGAGGCCGACGCCCTGGTCATCCTCACCGACCAGGAGGGGCTCTTCGACGCCGATCCGCGCCACGACCCGCATGCCCGGCTGATCGCCGAGGGGCGCGCCGACGACGCCCGGCTGGCCGCGGTGGCCGGCGGGGGCGGGGCGCTGGGGCGAGGCGGCATGGCGACCAAGGTGCGGGCGGCCCGGCTGGCGGCCCGCTCCGGCGCGGTCACCGTCATCGCCAGTGGCCGCCAGTCGGCCGTGCTGCAGCGGCTGGCCGATGGCGAGCGCCTGGGCACGTTGCTCACCCCCGAGCGGGCGCCCATGGCGGCGCGCAAGCGCTGGCTGGCGGGGCAGCTCCAGGTGCGCGGCAGCCTGACCCTGGATGCCGGGGCGGTGAAGGTGCTGCGCGGCAGCGGCTCGAGCCTGCTGCCGGTGGGGGTCAAGGCACTGTCCGGCGACTTCGTGAGGGGCGACATGGTGCTCTGCGTCGACGAGCAGGGGCAGCGGGTGGCCAAGGGGCTGGTCAACTATGGCGCCGACGAGGCGCAGCGGCTGCTGGGTCAGCCCAGTCATCGCATCGAGGCCATCCTCGGCTACATGGAGGCCCCGGAACTCATTCATCGCGACAACCTGGTGGTGCTCTAG
- the rplU gene encoding 50S ribosomal protein L21: MYAVIKSGGKQYRVQEGQTLKLEKLEVPTGDTIEFDEVLLVGSDDDVKVGAPTVDGAKVAAEVVSHGRGDKVTIIKFRRRKHSMKRQGHRQWFTEVKITGISA, translated from the coding sequence ATGTACGCAGTTATCAAGAGCGGTGGCAAGCAGTACCGCGTTCAGGAAGGCCAGACTCTCAAGCTCGAGAAGCTGGAAGTGCCGACCGGCGACACCATCGAGTTCGATGAGGTCCTGCTGGTGGGCAGCGATGACGACGTCAAGGTCGGCGCCCCGACCGTCGACGGTGCCAAGGTGGCGGCCGAGGTCGTCTCCCACGGCCGTGGCGACAAGGTCACCATCATCAAGTTCCGTCGTCGCAAGCACAGCATGAAGCGTCAGGGCCACCGCCAGTGGTTCACTGAAGTCAAGATCACCGGGATCTCCGCGTAA
- the rpsT gene encoding 30S ribosomal protein S20 — MANSKQARKRARQAEGRRVLKASQRSMVRTYVKRVITAIKGGDHAQAMDAFKQAQPVIDRIADKDVLSKKKAARLKSRLNKRIKALAA, encoded by the coding sequence GTGGCTAACAGCAAGCAAGCCCGCAAGCGCGCCCGTCAGGCAGAAGGCCGTCGTGTCCTGAAGGCGAGCCAGCGCAGCATGGTCCGCACCTACGTCAAGCGCGTCATCACTGCCATCAAGGGCGGTGACCACGCCCAGGCCATGGATGCCTTCAAGCAGGCGCAGCCGGTCATCGACCGTATCGCCGACAAGGACGTGCTGTCCAAGAAGAAGGCCGCACGCCTGAAGAGCCGCCTGAACAAGCGCATCAAGGCCCTGGCAGCGTAA
- the ispB gene encoding octaprenyl diphosphate synthase yields MPATPSSPQLDAAIPASPIHAVVAEDFAAVNRTILTQLASRVPLVETIGQYIIGSGGKRLRPLLVLLAARSLGYQGDRHVTLATLIEFMHTSTLLHDDVVDESRMRRGKATANNAWGNAPSVLVGDFLYSRSFQMMVDVGSMKIMEVLSAATCTIAEGEVQQLTNVGNPDVDEDAYFETIQGKTAMLFEAASHSGAIIADATPEQEAALQAYGRYLGLAFQLIDDLLDYQGDAEAMGKNVGDDLAEGKPTLPLIQAMAAGTPDQAKVVRHAIRQGGLEQLDAVLAIVNDTGALDYTRARAEEMSAKALAQLDLLPESAFRDSMADLARLAVNRHN; encoded by the coding sequence ATGCCAGCCACCCCTTCGTCGCCACAGCTAGACGCCGCCATCCCCGCATCGCCCATCCATGCGGTGGTCGCCGAGGACTTCGCCGCGGTCAACCGGACCATCCTGACGCAGCTGGCCTCGCGGGTGCCGCTGGTGGAGACCATCGGGCAATACATCATCGGGAGCGGCGGCAAGCGGCTGCGTCCACTGCTGGTCCTGCTGGCCGCCCGCTCGCTGGGTTACCAGGGCGACCGCCACGTGACGCTCGCCACCCTCATCGAGTTCATGCACACCTCGACCCTGCTCCACGACGACGTGGTGGACGAGTCCCGCATGCGGCGAGGCAAGGCCACCGCCAACAACGCCTGGGGCAATGCCCCCTCGGTGCTGGTCGGCGACTTCCTCTACTCCCGCTCCTTCCAGATGATGGTGGACGTGGGCTCGATGAAGATCATGGAGGTGCTCTCGGCGGCCACCTGCACCATCGCCGAGGGCGAGGTGCAGCAGCTGACCAACGTCGGCAACCCCGACGTCGACGAGGACGCCTACTTCGAGACCATCCAGGGCAAGACCGCCATGCTCTTCGAGGCGGCCTCCCACAGCGGCGCGATCATCGCCGACGCCACGCCGGAGCAGGAGGCCGCCCTGCAGGCCTACGGCCGCTACCTGGGCCTGGCCTTCCAGCTGATCGACGACCTCCTCGACTACCAGGGCGACGCCGAGGCCATGGGCAAGAACGTCGGCGATGACCTGGCCGAGGGCAAACCGACCCTGCCGCTGATCCAGGCCATGGCCGCGGGCACGCCCGACCAGGCCAAGGTGGTGCGCCACGCCATCCGCCAGGGCGGCCTGGAACAACTCGACGCGGTGCTGGCCATCGTCAACGACACCGGCGCGCTCGACTACACCCGTGCCCGGGCCGAGGAGATGTCGGCCAAGGCCCTGGCCCAGCTCGATCTTCTGCCCGAGTCCGCCTTCCGCGACAGCATGGCCGATCTGGCCCGCCTCGCCGTGAATCGGCACAACTGA
- a CDS encoding RNA-binding domain-containing protein: MRSRRDIEALLEELEHCIADDLEDQDLDFKQWDTKSRDKAVKKVVEMAICMANGGGGSVVFGVADRIAGREQAVLGVPPEVDVNILKRAVYDQTDPHITPVFEELHVPEGTGRVLIMQVYPGMPPHTDTKGGGTIRIGKDCQPLTGTQRRKIGVETGDTDYTAETLGPVDDALFSPVALEALRNLAQRERAPDELLRRSDRELLDTLGLIRKGQVTRAAILLAGTEEALREHVPGHLWTFLQMRSDTEYGIREDRVSALPLSVQRIEELMVPFNPITTVQQGMFHFEYRTWPEVAVREALMNAFCHGDLRLAGPVMVKLYPHRLEVSNNGGFIAGISENNILHHQPAARNPLLVDALVKLRLVNRSNLGISRMFEAMLMEGKEPPVIREIGDSVAVIFHKREINAAFRQFVAEENERGRSLGVDQLLLLQYFLQHPEVDTGTAAGLCQRTEPETRELLADMERQGYVEHGGSGRGAYWSIHPELYARLRADGNAETRRRIDWDAAKTRVLSILIERARRGEAGLTNKEIRQITRFDRNHAYRLMRELREENPQIQPPGKGKHARYEYRNT; this comes from the coding sequence ATGAGATCACGCCGTGACATCGAGGCGCTGCTAGAGGAACTCGAGCACTGCATCGCCGATGACCTGGAAGACCAGGACCTGGACTTCAAGCAGTGGGACACCAAGAGCCGAGACAAGGCTGTGAAGAAGGTGGTCGAGATGGCCATCTGCATGGCCAATGGCGGTGGCGGCAGCGTGGTGTTCGGCGTGGCCGACCGTATCGCTGGGCGCGAGCAAGCTGTCCTGGGCGTTCCGCCGGAAGTCGACGTTAATATCCTGAAACGGGCCGTCTACGACCAGACCGACCCGCACATCACCCCGGTATTCGAAGAGCTCCACGTGCCGGAGGGCACCGGTCGCGTACTAATCATGCAGGTTTACCCGGGCATGCCGCCCCATACCGACACCAAGGGTGGCGGCACCATACGTATCGGCAAGGACTGCCAACCGCTCACCGGTACCCAGCGTCGCAAGATCGGCGTGGAGACCGGCGATACCGATTACACCGCCGAGACGCTTGGCCCCGTCGACGATGCCCTGTTCTCGCCCGTTGCCCTGGAGGCACTGCGCAACCTCGCTCAGCGTGAAAGAGCCCCCGACGAACTCCTGCGTCGCTCCGACCGGGAACTGCTCGATACCCTGGGACTGATTCGCAAGGGGCAGGTGACCCGCGCCGCCATCCTGCTGGCCGGTACCGAAGAGGCCCTGCGCGAGCATGTGCCCGGGCACCTGTGGACCTTCCTGCAGATGCGCTCCGATACCGAATACGGCATACGCGAGGACCGCGTCAGCGCCCTGCCGCTATCAGTGCAGCGCATCGAGGAGCTGATGGTGCCCTTCAACCCCATCACCACCGTGCAGCAGGGCATGTTCCACTTCGAGTACCGCACCTGGCCCGAGGTCGCGGTTCGCGAGGCGCTGATGAATGCCTTCTGTCACGGAGACCTGCGCCTTGCCGGCCCCGTGATGGTCAAGCTCTATCCCCATCGCCTGGAGGTCAGCAACAACGGTGGCTTTATCGCTGGGATCAGCGAAAACAACATCCTCCACCACCAGCCAGCCGCCCGTAACCCTCTTCTGGTCGATGCACTGGTCAAGCTGCGCCTTGTCAACCGCAGCAACCTCGGGATCAGCCGCATGTTTGAGGCCATGCTAATGGAAGGCAAGGAGCCCCCGGTGATCCGCGAGATCGGCGACTCCGTCGCGGTGATCTTCCACAAGCGGGAGATCAATGCAGCGTTTCGGCAGTTCGTGGCCGAAGAGAACGAGCGCGGCCGCAGCCTCGGGGTCGATCAGCTGCTGCTGCTGCAGTATTTCCTGCAGCACCCCGAGGTGGATACCGGCACAGCGGCGGGGCTCTGTCAGCGCACCGAGCCGGAAACCCGCGAGCTGCTCGCCGATATGGAGCGACAGGGCTACGTGGAGCATGGCGGTAGCGGCCGTGGGGCCTACTGGAGCATTCACCCAGAGCTCTATGCGCGCCTTCGTGCCGATGGCAATGCGGAAACACGCCGCCGCATCGACTGGGATGCCGCCAAGACCCGGGTACTCAGCATCCTGATCGAACGCGCCAGGCGCGGCGAGGCGGGTCTCACCAACAAGGAAATCCGCCAGATCACCCGCTTCGACCGCAACCACGCCTATCGCTTGATGCGCGAGCTACGGGAAGAGAACCCGCAGATCCAGCCCCCCGGAAAGGGCAAGCACGCCCGTTACGAATACCGCAATACGTAG
- the cgtA gene encoding Obg family GTPase CgtA, with the protein MQFVDEASIIVEAGKGGNGCLSFRREKYVPKGGPDGGDGGHGGSVYLIGDDALNTLIDFKYQRFYKAQNGQPGQGRQMSGRAGDDLHVKVPVGTTVIDEDTLEVIADVTEIGQVVLVAQGGRRGLGNIHFKSSTNRAPRRTTPGTEGERRNLRFEMKVMADVGLLGLPNAGKSTLIRSVSAAKPKVANYPFTTLVPNLGVVKIGQHEHFVMADIPGLIEGASDGAGLGLRFLKHLTRTRLLFHVVDVAPFDESDPVAAAEAIVHELGQFSPTLAERPRWLVLNKLDLLPAEEREAAADEIVRRLGWEGPVFRVSAISGEGTEALVQAAYRWLTEQRQLENEDEEAAEREREMRHRMEDEAVARTEARLGRKRKRDDEDDDDFDDDDYDVEVEYAP; encoded by the coding sequence ATGCAGTTCGTCGACGAAGCCTCGATCATCGTGGAAGCCGGCAAGGGCGGCAACGGCTGCCTGAGCTTCCGCCGCGAGAAGTACGTGCCCAAGGGCGGTCCCGACGGCGGGGATGGCGGCCACGGCGGCAGCGTCTACCTGATCGGTGACGATGCCCTCAATACCCTCATCGACTTCAAGTACCAGCGCTTCTACAAGGCGCAGAATGGCCAGCCCGGCCAGGGCCGGCAGATGAGCGGGCGGGCCGGCGACGACCTGCACGTCAAGGTGCCCGTCGGCACCACGGTGATCGACGAGGACACCCTCGAGGTGATCGCCGACGTCACCGAGATCGGCCAGGTCGTGCTGGTGGCCCAGGGCGGCCGCCGGGGGCTCGGCAACATTCACTTCAAGTCCTCCACCAACCGCGCGCCGCGACGCACCACGCCGGGCACCGAGGGCGAGCGGCGCAACCTGCGCTTCGAGATGAAGGTGATGGCCGATGTCGGCCTGCTGGGGCTGCCCAACGCCGGCAAGTCGACGCTGATTCGCTCGGTCTCGGCGGCCAAGCCCAAGGTGGCCAACTATCCCTTCACCACCCTGGTGCCGAACCTCGGCGTGGTGAAGATCGGCCAGCATGAGCACTTCGTGATGGCCGACATCCCCGGGTTGATCGAGGGCGCCTCCGACGGCGCGGGCCTGGGGTTGCGCTTCCTCAAACACCTGACCCGCACCCGGCTGCTGTTCCACGTCGTCGACGTGGCGCCCTTCGACGAGTCCGACCCGGTGGCAGCCGCCGAGGCCATCGTCCACGAGCTGGGGCAGTTCTCGCCGACGCTGGCCGAGCGACCGCGCTGGCTGGTGCTCAACAAGCTCGACCTGCTGCCGGCGGAGGAGCGCGAGGCGGCGGCCGACGAGATCGTGCGGCGCCTGGGCTGGGAAGGCCCGGTGTTCCGTGTCTCGGCGATCAGCGGCGAGGGCACCGAGGCCCTGGTGCAGGCGGCCTATCGCTGGCTGACCGAGCAGCGCCAGCTGGAGAACGAGGACGAGGAGGCCGCCGAGCGCGAGCGCGAGATGCGCCATCGCATGGAGGACGAGGCGGTGGCGCGCACCGAGGCGCGCCTGGGTCGCAAGCGCAAGCGTGACGACGAGGATGACGACGACTTTGACGACGATGATTATGATGTCGAGGTCGAATACGCCCCTTGA
- the brxC gene encoding BREX system P-loop protein BrxC, translated as MRNRDIYAKDPAQQRLENQGVAYVNDDTSSRGQKVLRYELETFVCDGQYARGMQDILDTYLRNLSGGASQQPGVWISGFFGSGKSHMAKMLRNLWEDVTLDDGATARGLVHLPQEIQDLFKELSTQGKRHGGLFAASGTLGASSRDKSVRLALLSVIFRAAGLPQQYPVARFVMWLRDEGILDQVRDDVTSRGDDWQEELDNFYVAESLHEALVQAKPRIFSSVESCAETLSHLYPHVNDISSDEMLKAIRQALSRDGKMPLTLVVLDEVQQYIGTDGQRSIDVQEAVEACCKEIGSRLMFIGTGQTAITGTSNLARLQGRFTTRIELSDADVDAVIRQVVLAKKPEAKAPVTEVMESNLGEISRHLAETSIAHRHEDTRHFAQDYPILPVRRRFWDAALRVLDQTGTDSQLRNQLSMIHKAIQTNLDAPLGNIIPGDYLYFDATDKLLQFRMLPRKLHDATQQWRSGSEDEQLMARACAVVFLINKVASTNTELGLHPTLANIADLLVDDLKAGSSSLRGRLPGLLDECEFIIKVEDEYRIQTEESAAWNDAFLSHKSTLGNATHQIEAERDDLIRQHFAKQVGNLTVNHGESKVPRPLSPVFDVTLPKDAAERLYVWVRNGWSDDISQVRADARQAGSESPTLFVFIPKRSADELRNQLIEFKAASATLETRGTPGTPEGEEARAAMQTTRDAAQRRIRELLDEAFNGAQVFQGGGNEIVGATLREAIQEGAENALARLHPKFHLADHAGWDKVYTKAKQGAPDALKAVGFEGEPQSHAVCKAIQSYLGNGKKGSEIRDHFEHGDYGWPQDAIDGALQVLLVAGQIRTADGTAPQELERRAIGKTEFRIEATTISAGERIKIRKVMQKLGVQAKSGEESAKAPEFADKLRSLAEQAGGEPPAPEAPHLDALEAVRTSSGNDQLKAIVSNQAELLAAIDEWQATAEKIQQRRPAWATLKRLADHARSLPDAEPLLAQVSQIREHRSLLDDPDPVQPLLANLTQQFRDTFNELQQRYNDEHAAGMQRLEADDNWQQLSPDQRHDLLAAKRLTAHDAPEITLGGTDQVLETLNHVRPDALADRIAALSSRFDEVLVKAAEEMEPEVQFVNLPRRTLKSEADIDAWLEDVRRELREALQDGPVITQ; from the coding sequence ATGCGCAACCGCGATATCTACGCCAAGGATCCAGCCCAGCAACGCCTGGAAAACCAAGGTGTTGCCTACGTCAACGACGACACCAGCAGCCGAGGCCAGAAGGTGCTGCGCTACGAGCTGGAGACCTTCGTCTGCGACGGTCAGTACGCCAGGGGCATGCAGGACATCCTGGACACCTACCTGCGCAACCTGAGCGGCGGTGCCTCACAGCAGCCCGGCGTATGGATCAGCGGTTTCTTCGGTTCGGGCAAGTCGCACATGGCCAAGATGCTGCGCAACCTGTGGGAAGACGTCACCCTCGACGACGGCGCCACCGCCCGAGGCCTCGTTCACTTGCCTCAGGAGATCCAGGACCTGTTCAAGGAGCTCTCCACCCAGGGCAAGCGCCACGGCGGCCTGTTCGCCGCGTCCGGCACGCTGGGGGCGAGCTCTCGCGACAAGAGCGTGCGCCTGGCACTGCTCTCAGTGATTTTCCGCGCCGCCGGCCTTCCCCAGCAGTATCCCGTGGCTCGCTTCGTGATGTGGCTGCGCGACGAGGGCATCCTCGACCAGGTGCGCGACGACGTCACTAGCCGGGGCGACGACTGGCAGGAGGAGCTCGATAACTTCTACGTCGCCGAATCGCTGCACGAGGCCCTGGTCCAGGCCAAGCCGAGGATCTTCAGCAGCGTGGAGTCCTGCGCCGAGACCCTCAGCCACCTCTACCCTCACGTCAACGACATCAGCAGCGACGAGATGCTCAAGGCCATCCGCCAGGCACTGAGTCGCGACGGCAAGATGCCGCTCACCCTGGTGGTGCTGGACGAGGTGCAGCAGTACATCGGCACCGATGGGCAGCGCTCCATCGATGTACAGGAAGCGGTAGAAGCCTGCTGCAAGGAGATCGGCAGCCGGCTGATGTTCATCGGTACCGGCCAGACCGCCATCACCGGCACCAGCAACCTGGCGCGCCTGCAGGGCCGCTTCACCACCCGCATCGAGCTTTCCGATGCCGACGTCGATGCCGTTATCCGTCAGGTGGTGCTGGCCAAGAAGCCCGAAGCCAAGGCGCCCGTCACCGAGGTGATGGAGAGCAACTTGGGCGAGATCTCTCGTCACCTCGCCGAGACCTCCATCGCCCATCGCCATGAGGACACCCGCCACTTCGCCCAGGACTATCCCATCCTGCCGGTGCGTCGCCGCTTCTGGGATGCCGCCCTGCGCGTGCTGGACCAGACTGGTACCGACAGCCAGCTGCGCAACCAGCTCAGCATGATCCACAAGGCGATCCAGACCAACCTGGACGCGCCGCTGGGCAACATCATCCCCGGCGACTACCTCTACTTCGACGCCACCGACAAGCTGCTGCAGTTCCGCATGCTGCCGCGCAAGCTTCACGACGCCACCCAGCAATGGCGGAGTGGAAGCGAAGACGAGCAACTGATGGCCCGGGCCTGCGCCGTGGTGTTCCTGATCAACAAGGTCGCCAGCACCAACACCGAGCTTGGCCTGCACCCCACCCTGGCCAATATTGCCGACCTGCTGGTCGACGACCTCAAGGCCGGCAGCAGCTCGCTGCGCGGACGCCTGCCGGGTCTCCTCGACGAGTGCGAATTCATCATCAAGGTGGAAGACGAATACCGCATCCAGACCGAGGAGAGCGCCGCCTGGAACGATGCCTTCCTCTCCCACAAGAGCACCCTAGGCAACGCTACCCACCAGATCGAGGCCGAGCGCGACGACCTGATCCGCCAGCACTTCGCCAAGCAGGTCGGCAACCTCACGGTGAACCACGGCGAGTCCAAGGTGCCGCGCCCGCTGTCGCCGGTCTTCGACGTGACGCTGCCCAAGGATGCCGCCGAGAGGCTCTACGTGTGGGTGCGCAACGGCTGGTCGGACGACATTAGCCAGGTACGCGCCGACGCGCGCCAGGCAGGGTCGGAGTCCCCCACCCTGTTCGTGTTCATCCCCAAGCGCTCCGCCGATGAGCTACGCAACCAGCTGATCGAGTTCAAGGCCGCCAGCGCTACCCTGGAGACCCGCGGCACTCCCGGCACTCCCGAAGGGGAAGAAGCACGGGCCGCCATGCAGACCACCCGCGATGCCGCCCAGCGGCGCATCCGCGAGCTGCTGGACGAAGCCTTCAACGGCGCCCAGGTGTTCCAGGGCGGCGGTAACGAGATCGTCGGTGCCACCCTGCGTGAGGCCATTCAGGAAGGCGCCGAGAACGCGCTCGCTCGCCTGCATCCCAAGTTTCACCTGGCCGACCACGCCGGCTGGGACAAGGTCTACACCAAGGCCAAGCAGGGCGCTCCCGATGCTCTTAAGGCCGTAGGCTTTGAGGGCGAACCCCAGAGCCACGCCGTCTGCAAGGCGATCCAGAGCTACCTCGGCAACGGCAAGAAGGGCAGCGAGATCCGTGATCACTTCGAGCATGGCGACTACGGCTGGCCCCAGGACGCCATCGATGGCGCCCTGCAGGTGCTGCTGGTCGCCGGCCAGATCCGTACCGCCGATGGCACCGCACCCCAGGAGCTCGAACGCCGCGCCATCGGCAAGACCGAGTTCCGCATCGAGGCCACCACCATCTCGGCGGGGGAGCGCATCAAGATCCGCAAGGTGATGCAGAAGCTTGGTGTGCAGGCCAAGTCTGGCGAGGAGTCGGCCAAGGCGCCGGAGTTTGCCGACAAGCTCCGCTCCCTGGCCGAACAGGCGGGTGGCGAACCGCCGGCTCCGGAGGCCCCCCACCTGGATGCCCTGGAAGCCGTGCGTACCAGCAGTGGCAACGACCAGCTCAAGGCCATCGTCAGCAACCAGGCCGAGCTGCTGGCCGCCATCGACGAGTGGCAGGCCACCGCCGAGAAGATCCAGCAGCGCCGCCCCGCCTGGGCCACGCTCAAGCGCCTGGCCGACCACGCCAGGAGCCTGCCCGACGCCGAGCCGTTGCTGGCCCAGGTCAGCCAGATCCGCGAGCACCGCTCGCTGCTGGATGATCCGGACCCCGTCCAGCCCCTGCTGGCCAACCTCACCCAGCAGTTCCGCGACACCTTCAACGAGCTGCAGCAGCGCTACAACGATGAGCATGCCGCCGGCATGCAGCGCCTGGAGGCGGACGACAACTGGCAGCAGCTCTCGCCGGACCAGCGCCACGACCTGCTGGCCGCCAAGCGCCTGACGGCCCACGACGCCCCCGAGATCACCCTCGGTGGCACCGACCAGGTGCTGGAAACCCTAAACCATGTGCGCCCCGACGCCCTAGCCGACCGCATCGCCGCGCTGTCCAGTCGCTTTGATGAGGTTCTGGTCAAGGCAGCCGAGGAGATGGAGCCCGAGGTGCAGTTCGTCAACCTGCCGCGTCGCACCCTCAAGAGCGAAGCCGACATCGACGCCTGGCTGGAGGACGTTCGCCGTGAGCTACGTGAAGCCCTGCAGGACGGGCCGGTGATCACCCAGTAG
- a CDS encoding DUF1788 domain-containing protein — MSKVKRLIESYGRFIALPWRDDAAAAQRVIFCVYPETEELRVRANLGEFELTTRQNGHEWMAFDLTDTFALWMAEQKYAKGYFRSPAKLATVIHRYLDWLEARFTAELSTQGAGDNHVVMLYGVGSLFGMLKVKEVVDRLAPHVSGRLAVLFPGSFENNNYRLLDGYDGWNYLATPITADGAR, encoded by the coding sequence ATGAGCAAAGTTAAGCGTCTGATCGAGTCCTACGGCCGCTTCATTGCCCTGCCCTGGCGCGACGATGCCGCCGCCGCCCAGCGGGTGATCTTCTGCGTCTACCCGGAAACCGAGGAGCTGCGCGTCCGTGCCAACCTGGGTGAATTCGAGCTGACCACTCGCCAGAACGGCCATGAGTGGATGGCCTTCGACCTCACCGACACCTTCGCCCTGTGGATGGCCGAGCAGAAATATGCCAAAGGGTACTTCAGATCGCCGGCCAAGCTGGCTACGGTGATACATCGCTACCTGGACTGGCTGGAGGCCCGCTTCACCGCCGAGCTGTCCACCCAGGGGGCTGGCGACAACCACGTCGTCATGCTCTACGGCGTGGGCAGCCTGTTCGGCATGCTCAAGGTCAAGGAGGTCGTCGACCGCCTGGCCCCCCACGTCAGTGGACGCCTGGCCGTACTGTTCCCGGGCAGCTTCGAGAACAACAACTACCGGCTGCTGGACGGCTACGACGGCTGGAACTACCTAGCCACGCCCATCACCGCCGACGGCGCTCGCTGA
- the rpmA gene encoding 50S ribosomal protein L27: MAHKKAAGSTRNGRDSESKRLGVKLFGGQAVTPGNIIVRQRGTKFHAGTGVGIGKDHTLFALDEGVVKFETKGPKNRKFVSVVSA, translated from the coding sequence ATGGCTCATAAGAAGGCAGCGGGCTCCACACGTAACGGTCGCGATTCCGAATCCAAGCGCCTTGGCGTGAAGCTGTTCGGCGGTCAGGCCGTGACCCCGGGCAACATCATCGTCCGTCAGCGTGGCACCAAGTTCCACGCCGGCACCGGCGTCGGTATCGGCAAGGACCACACCCTGTTCGCCCTGGACGAAGGCGTGGTCAAGTTCGAGACCAAGGGCCCGAAAAACCGCAAGTTCGTGAGCGTCGTCTCCGCCTGA